A single window of Oerskovia paurometabola DNA harbors:
- a CDS encoding pyridoxal phosphate-dependent aminotransferase: protein MKVSRRSHVPPFAVMEVLAAANARRDAGEPVLNLCAGEPATGASDVVRRRAIQLLESGDLGYTEALGVPALRQAIAEHYGRTYGVSVDPSRVAVTTGSSGGFMLAFLAAFDPGDRVALARPGYPAYRNILSALGCEVVELDCGPETRYQPTVSQLMEAYYGGGLDGLVVASPANPTGTMIPPADLAELAAWCTDHDVRLVSDEIYHGIVYADPASEAGETATAAQYLDGGAVVVNSFSKYWAMTGWRLGWLVLPEDLVAPVDALAGNIALSPPALAQHAGVAALTPEGYAAAAANVARYADSRALVLDRLDDLGWDPVAPADGAFYVYANVAGSGMDSVTWCERLLADTGVALTPGTDFDGVRGHEWVRLSFAAAPEVVAEAVDRIAAWRAAGYRRV from the coding sequence ATGAAGGTCTCCCGCAGGTCGCACGTCCCCCCGTTCGCCGTCATGGAGGTCCTCGCCGCGGCGAACGCCCGCCGCGACGCGGGCGAGCCGGTCCTCAACCTGTGCGCGGGGGAACCCGCGACGGGCGCGTCCGACGTCGTGCGGCGCCGGGCGATCCAGCTCCTCGAGTCGGGGGACCTGGGCTACACCGAGGCACTGGGCGTGCCGGCGCTGCGCCAGGCGATCGCGGAGCACTACGGACGCACCTACGGTGTGAGCGTCGACCCGTCGCGCGTCGCGGTGACCACGGGGTCGTCGGGCGGCTTCATGCTCGCGTTCCTCGCGGCGTTCGACCCGGGGGACCGCGTCGCGCTGGCCCGTCCCGGGTACCCCGCGTACCGGAACATCCTCTCGGCCCTGGGGTGCGAGGTCGTCGAGCTCGACTGCGGCCCCGAGACCCGCTACCAGCCGACGGTCTCCCAGCTCATGGAGGCGTACTACGGGGGCGGCCTCGACGGGCTCGTGGTCGCGAGCCCGGCGAACCCGACCGGGACCATGATCCCGCCGGCCGACCTCGCCGAGCTCGCGGCGTGGTGCACCGACCACGACGTGCGCCTGGTCAGCGACGAGATCTACCACGGCATCGTCTACGCCGACCCCGCGTCGGAGGCCGGCGAGACGGCGACCGCTGCGCAGTACCTCGACGGCGGCGCGGTCGTCGTGAACTCGTTCTCCAAGTACTGGGCCATGACCGGGTGGCGGCTCGGGTGGCTCGTGCTGCCCGAGGACCTCGTGGCCCCGGTCGACGCGCTCGCGGGCAACATCGCGCTGAGCCCGCCGGCGCTCGCACAGCACGCGGGCGTCGCGGCGCTGACCCCCGAGGGGTACGCGGCGGCGGCGGCGAACGTCGCCCGGTACGCGGACTCGCGCGCCCTGGTGCTCGACCGGCTCGACGACCTGGGCTGGGACCCGGTCGCCCCGGCGGACGGTGCGTTCTACGTGTACGCGAACGTCGCCGGGTCGGGCATGGACTCGGTCACGTGGTGCGAGCGGCTCCTCGCCGACACCGGGGTCGCGCTCACGCCCGGCACGGACTTCGACGGCGTGCGCGGCCACGAGTGGGTCCGGTTGTCGTTCGCGGCGGCGCCCGAGGTCGTGGCCGAGGCGGTCGACCGGATCGCGGCGTGGCGGGCCGCGGGGTACCGGCGGGTGTGA
- a CDS encoding CBU_0592 family membrane protein — MSASPALVDLVVTPLGWVGAIAAVTAYAMVTRGRWSGDSLRFQLTNFVGAGLMCLVAAVNGVWPSAVANVVWIVIGGQAIVVLVKARRRRATEAVVIPLEAPTAQARAVDLAA, encoded by the coding sequence ATGTCCGCTTCCCCCGCCCTCGTCGACCTGGTCGTGACCCCCCTCGGATGGGTCGGCGCGATCGCGGCCGTCACGGCGTACGCGATGGTCACCCGTGGCCGCTGGTCGGGGGACTCGCTGCGGTTCCAGCTCACGAACTTCGTGGGCGCCGGGCTCATGTGCCTGGTCGCCGCGGTCAACGGCGTATGGCCCTCGGCGGTCGCGAACGTGGTGTGGATCGTCATCGGCGGTCAGGCCATCGTCGTGCTCGTCAAGGCCCGACGGCGTCGCGCGACCGAGGCGGTCGTCATCCCTCTCGAAGCGCCCACCGCCCAGGCGCGTGCCGTGGACCTGGCTGCCTGA
- a CDS encoding STAS domain-containing protein, with protein MPEHTTQGGVRIDDSGPRWTMWGEVDAAVQDRSEGDLVRSLERADGPVTIDLTDVTFMDSGGLRLLYLSLLAGGAAPVLVGVPERIRDLLEISGVLTQFTLVD; from the coding sequence GTGCCGGAGCACACGACGCAAGGGGGAGTCCGCATCGACGACTCCGGACCTCGATGGACGATGTGGGGTGAGGTCGACGCCGCGGTCCAGGACCGCTCCGAAGGGGACCTCGTCCGATCGCTCGAACGCGCCGACGGCCCCGTCACGATCGACCTGACCGACGTCACGTTCATGGACTCGGGTGGTCTGCGGCTGCTGTACCTGTCCCTCCTCGCCGGGGGCGCGGCCCCCGTCCTGGTCGGCGTCCCGGAACGCATCCGGGACCTGCTCGAGATCAGCGGTGTCCTGACGCAGTTCACGCTCGTCGACTGA
- a CDS encoding ATP-binding protein yields MDTSIASSRPPENFHVVRVWQLDSIDELSTLRTSLHLELTGRPLAPDGALAEVPEKIVLVASELATNALRHGRPPTTVQLLTDGEEYIVDVIDQDTSRAPVVAAPRLPGDGGFGLVLAQRIALDVGWFVADGKHVWARLGVPREAVGPPVPVAAVP; encoded by the coding sequence TTGGACACCTCGATCGCCTCGTCCCGTCCGCCCGAGAACTTCCACGTGGTCCGCGTCTGGCAGCTCGACTCGATCGACGAGCTCTCGACGTTGCGTACCTCGCTCCACCTCGAGCTCACGGGGCGCCCGCTCGCTCCCGACGGCGCCCTCGCCGAGGTCCCGGAGAAGATCGTCCTCGTCGCGAGCGAGCTCGCGACGAACGCCCTGCGCCACGGGCGCCCGCCGACGACGGTCCAGCTCCTGACCGACGGCGAGGAGTACATCGTCGACGTGATCGACCAGGACACGAGCCGTGCCCCCGTGGTCGCGGCACCGCGCCTGCCGGGCGACGGGGGCTTCGGCCTCGTGCTCGCGCAGCGGATCGCCCTGGACGTGGGTTGGTTCGTCGCGGACGGCAAGCACGTGTGGGCACGCCTCGGAGTCCCCCGTGAGGCGGTCGGACCGCCGGTACCCGTCGCGGCGGTCCCCTGA
- a CDS encoding MSCRAMM family protein, with amino-acid sequence MREPQRAEAATASQTPPARRLGAVRALALAVVVGLGIGLGGPVPATAATTAGWAAWEPLTGTGGSFTTTMRLPAGGFPAATVTSDSRAGQVGVQSGTSSWLSAATPVGARYGSSQGQPYLNLRPRADTPTTPSTTTYTFERPTPAGGWTFVLGDIDADQVTVVARGEGGRLLTGAELGYQGGFNYCAVAPSPACTGVDVPTWNPATGVLQGNTAATDTSGATGWFEPTAPVTSLTLLFQQRSGFPVFQTWFASLARDVTGTVVLQGVGPVAGATLALLSADGVRLATTTSGADGTYSFTGYTAADGYTVEVTPPPAPAGQAGYVVVGPGSLPADLAATDATGVDFTVRPILPVPVGGTVLTEDGTPVPGATITIAGPGGPVTAVTDSNGAYLVDQVALGQHTVTVTPPPGYTVEEPGQSFEVFPGEEALRTVSFVVQPFPAASGAVTAGGLGVAGAVVSFTGPGGATGSTLTAADGTYLFDLLPAGPYTVTVAPPPGFTVDEPASRTVTLGAQDVTGIDFTLARPGAVGGTVTADDGAPVPGAAVLVSGPGGDVPLTSGPDGTYFVDGLGPGDYTITLTVPGGYVATGPVESVVTLTSGGESRLDQDFTVEAAVAVEPVVPVEPTPPVGQGTPPASFPGAAAGAGRTTGPAAPARLASSGADPTVPLAVAAALTTAGLALVGGRALRRRA; translated from the coding sequence GTGCGCGAACCCCAGCGGGCCGAGGCTGCCACCGCCTCGCAGACACCGCCCGCCCGACGTCTCGGGGCCGTCCGCGCCCTGGCCCTCGCCGTGGTCGTCGGCCTCGGTATCGGCCTCGGCGGCCCGGTCCCCGCGACCGCGGCGACCACGGCGGGCTGGGCCGCCTGGGAGCCGCTCACCGGGACAGGCGGCAGCTTCACGACGACGATGCGGCTGCCCGCGGGAGGATTCCCGGCCGCGACGGTGACGTCGGACTCGCGGGCCGGTCAGGTGGGCGTCCAGTCCGGGACCAGCTCATGGCTGAGCGCTGCGACGCCGGTCGGGGCGAGGTACGGGTCGAGCCAGGGGCAGCCCTACCTGAACCTGCGCCCGCGGGCCGACACCCCGACCACCCCGTCGACCACGACGTACACGTTCGAGCGCCCCACCCCGGCGGGCGGGTGGACATTCGTCCTGGGCGACATCGACGCCGACCAGGTGACGGTCGTCGCCCGGGGTGAGGGAGGCCGGCTCCTGACGGGGGCCGAGCTGGGCTACCAGGGCGGGTTCAACTACTGCGCGGTCGCCCCGAGCCCGGCCTGCACGGGCGTGGACGTCCCGACGTGGAACCCCGCGACGGGCGTCCTGCAAGGGAACACGGCGGCGACCGACACGTCAGGGGCCACGGGCTGGTTCGAGCCCACGGCGCCCGTGACGAGCCTGACGCTCCTGTTCCAGCAGCGCTCCGGCTTCCCCGTCTTCCAGACGTGGTTCGCGTCGCTCGCACGCGACGTCACCGGGACGGTCGTGCTGCAGGGCGTGGGGCCCGTCGCCGGTGCGACGCTCGCGCTCCTGTCCGCGGACGGGGTCCGGCTCGCGACCACGACCTCGGGAGCCGACGGCACGTACTCGTTCACGGGGTACACCGCGGCGGACGGGTACACGGTCGAGGTCACCCCTCCGCCGGCCCCGGCGGGTCAGGCGGGGTACGTCGTCGTCGGCCCCGGCTCCCTGCCCGCGGACCTCGCGGCGACCGACGCGACCGGGGTCGACTTCACGGTCCGCCCGATCCTCCCGGTCCCGGTGGGCGGCACCGTCCTCACGGAGGACGGGACGCCCGTCCCCGGCGCCACCATCACGATCGCGGGCCCGGGCGGGCCCGTCACGGCGGTGACCGACTCGAACGGGGCGTACCTCGTCGACCAGGTCGCCCTGGGGCAGCACACCGTGACCGTGACACCGCCGCCGGGGTACACGGTGGAGGAGCCCGGTCAGTCGTTCGAGGTCTTTCCCGGGGAGGAGGCGCTGCGTACCGTGAGCTTCGTGGTCCAGCCCTTCCCGGCGGCCTCCGGGGCGGTGACGGCGGGCGGACTGGGCGTCGCGGGGGCGGTGGTGTCCTTCACGGGACCGGGAGGCGCGACGGGCAGCACCCTCACGGCCGCGGACGGCACGTACCTCTTCGATCTTCTCCCCGCCGGTCCGTACACGGTCACGGTCGCTCCCCCGCCCGGGTTCACGGTGGACGAACCGGCGTCGCGCACCGTCACGCTGGGTGCGCAGGACGTGACCGGGATCGACTTCACGCTCGCCCGGCCGGGCGCGGTCGGCGGCACGGTCACGGCTGACGACGGCGCGCCGGTCCCGGGGGCGGCCGTCCTGGTGAGCGGCCCCGGCGGCGACGTCCCGCTCACGTCCGGCCCGGACGGGACCTACTTCGTCGACGGGCTCGGCCCGGGCGACTACACGATCACGCTGACCGTGCCGGGCGGCTACGTGGCCACGGGGCCGGTCGAGAGCGTCGTGACCCTCACGAGCGGGGGCGAGTCACGCCTCGACCAGGACTTCACGGTCGAGGCAGCCGTAGCCGTCGAGCCGGTCGTCCCCGTCGAGCCGACGCCGCCCGTCGGCCAGGGCACCCCGCCGGCCTCCTTCCCTGGTGCGGCGGCCGGTGCCGGACGCACGACCGGCCCGGCAGCCCCGGCACGTCTCGCGAGCTCGGGCGCAGACCCGACCGTCCCGCTCGCGGTTGCCGCTGCGCTGACCACCGCAGGACTCGCCCTGGTCGGCGGACGAGCGCTGCGCCGTCGGGCCTGA
- a CDS encoding LysR family transcriptional regulator, whose translation MATDPRRLGFLLAVHRSGGVLAAADLLHVTPSAVSQQIARLEAEEKIQVLDRGPRGVTLTPAGRILAEAAERIESEMVEARKAIVAMSEEMTGTVSVGSFQTAIRAVVAPTFASLEARYPGVELDVQELEPAEALRLLRSGDLDVVLLERDEDADSPAPRGMREVPLLDEPWRVVVPAAFPTPARLDDVRDAVWLGPETTTAAARALRRLSRTLGTTLRTRHSYYDFDVALALVAAGQGVAMLPALAVQGEMPDGVTVVPLPGLGSRRLVARHRATRHEPRPVVNAVIDEMVAAASAIELG comes from the coding sequence ATGGCCACGGACCCACGAAGACTTGGTTTCCTGCTTGCCGTGCACCGGTCCGGAGGCGTCCTGGCGGCGGCCGACCTGCTGCACGTGACGCCCTCTGCCGTGTCTCAGCAAATAGCGCGTCTGGAGGCCGAGGAGAAGATCCAGGTCCTCGACCGGGGACCCCGTGGCGTGACCCTCACACCTGCGGGCCGCATCCTCGCCGAGGCCGCCGAACGCATCGAGTCCGAGATGGTCGAGGCCCGCAAGGCCATCGTCGCGATGAGCGAGGAGATGACCGGGACGGTGTCCGTCGGGTCGTTCCAGACCGCGATCCGCGCGGTCGTCGCCCCCACCTTCGCGTCGCTCGAGGCGCGCTACCCCGGCGTCGAGCTCGACGTCCAGGAGCTCGAGCCCGCCGAGGCCCTGCGGCTGCTGCGCAGCGGCGACCTGGACGTCGTCCTCCTGGAGCGCGACGAGGACGCCGACTCCCCCGCGCCGCGCGGGATGCGCGAGGTCCCGCTGCTCGACGAGCCGTGGCGCGTCGTGGTGCCCGCGGCGTTCCCCACGCCCGCGCGACTCGACGACGTGCGCGACGCGGTCTGGCTGGGACCCGAGACCACCACGGCCGCGGCCCGCGCCCTGCGCCGCCTCTCGCGCACGCTCGGCACGACGCTGCGCACGCGCCACTCGTACTACGACTTCGACGTCGCGCTCGCGCTCGTCGCCGCCGGGCAGGGCGTCGCGATGCTCCCTGCGCTCGCCGTCCAGGGCGAGATGCCCGACGGCGTCACGGTCGTCCCGCTCCCAGGTCTCGGTTCGCGTCGTCTCGTCGCACGCCACCGGGCCACCCGGCACGAGCCCCGGCCCGTCGTGAACGCGGTCATCGACGAGATGGTCGCGGCGGCCTCGGCGATCGAGCTGGGCTGA